A window of Bacillus toyonensis BCT-7112 genomic DNA:
TACAGGAGCATCAAGTGGATTCGGACTATTAACGACACTTGAACTAGCAAAAAAAGACTATATTGTCATTGCTACAATGCGAAACCTTGAAAAACAAGTAAACTTACTATCTCAAGCTACTAAACTAAACTTACAACAAAACATAAAAATTCAACAATTAGATGTAACAAATCAAAACTCTATACATAACTTCCAAGTGTTTTTAAAAGAAATTAATAGAGTAGACCTCCTTATAAACAATGCAGGATATGCAAATGGAGGATTTGTAGAAGAAATTCTAGTAGAGGAATATCGTAAACAATTTGAAACGAATCTTTTTGGCGCTATATCAATCACTCAGCTTGTTTTACCATATATGAGAGAACAAAAAAGTGGAAAAATCATTAATATAAGCAGCATTAGCGGCCAAGTTGGATTCCCTGGTTTATCTCCTTATGTATCTTCAAAATATGCATTAGAAGGCTGGAGTGAATCCCTTCGCTTAGAAGTAAAACCTTTCGGAATTGATGTTGCTTTACTTGAACCAGGTTCTTATAACACAAACATATGGGAGGTTGGTAAACAACTAGCTGAAAACCAATCTGGTACAACATCTCCTTACAAAGAATATATGGATAAAATACAAAAACATATTAATAGCGGTAGTGATACATTTGGTAATCCGATAGATGTTGCTAATAAAATCGTTGAAATTGCTGAAGCAAAGCGTACTAAATTACGATATCCAATTGGAAAAGGTGTAAAATTTATGATTTTTGCGAAGAAGATTCTTCCTTGGAGATTGTGGGAATTTCTTGTTTTGAGGAGTTTTAGGAAGATGTAAATAAAAAGAGTAACTATCAAGATAAATAATGGTAGCTACTCTTATTAAATATTCATCATTAAAAACCCAAACGATATCAATATGTAGAAAGAGGATCAAAATAAAACAACATTGAAACCATAAAAACAAATGCAAAGAATCCAATTATAGAAAGAATATATTCCTTTGTCTCTCTGTTATACTTCCATTCCATCCATACGCGTAATAAGGAAATTGCTCCAAAATAAATAAGTACAACAATTCCTATATTAGCATTTTCTGCTTTGAACAGATAAATAAAACTTAATATAAGATATACGATAAAAAGACCTATTTCTAATTTTACATGTAAACTATTTACATGCTTATATATCCAAACATTGCCCTTTGGCATATTTAATTTTCTTCTTAAAAACTTTTCTAAAAAATATCCTCCAATTATCATACTAATAACTATAATCCAAATAGTAGAGTTGCCCATTGCATTCCCTCCTATTAAATTAATTATATTTTTAATAAAGTAGACTATATAATTTTTCCATGTTTCGATAATGTTTTCATTTTCTTTATGCTTAAGTAGTAGTTTTATCAAGACATGTTTTATGTATTGTACAACAACAATCTATTTCTCATCCTTTTTGTTTCAGGATGTTTAACTTTTTTCTTGCTATTCTTTCATAAGCGAATATGGATAGTACCTATAAAATTAATAGAGCCATTTTTATAATTGACGGACCCCCCTCCTTTTATTTTCTTACTTTCATTTTCTCCGGCTGATCACTCGGATACGTAGCATTCTTTTTATTTTCAACATCCCAACTAATAATTGTTGCACTATCTCTCCCCAATTGATGATGCACGTGTTCTAAAACATTGTGAACATTTTCTTTAAGCTCTATCTTATTTTCATTCATATCGTTATACAGATTTAATGGCGTTTCATAACGACGTTCCCCACATTCTAATACCCCATCTGTCACCATTACAATTCGATTGTTGCCAGTACGTAATTCACGAATTCCTGATGAATAGCAAGGTACAGGTAATTCAAATGTATTTACATTGCCAATCCATTCGTAAAAATGACGTTGATTTAGTGCGTATTGCCCTAATTTATGTAATTCATCATGAAATACATAAACGAGACAGTCTCCAATAGATAGCCACCATATATAGTTTTCTTTTCTTACACATAGTAAAAAAGCTGTTTCACCTTTAACTCTTTTGCACTTTTCTTTAAATGAGGAGGATTGAAAAATTGTAAGTATATGATTTGCAACTGATTGAAAAACTGTTTCAATTCGTTCATTCATCATTATTTTTATATTTTCATATTCTTTTTCGATTGTATGTATAACTAAATCAACACTTTCTGCGCTATTATGCCCGTCTAAAATAGCTGCAAATTCCCAATCATCATTTGACCAAACTAACGCACCGTCTTCATTCTTTTTTGCTCCGGCACTTATATTCCCACCGTATTTACCAAGTACAATGTCATCATATTGCTTAACTGAGATTTCCCCTAAACACATTTCCGTATTTCCAACCCATGAATATTGGTTATTATTTGTTGTATGCATACTCATTTACCATATACTTTCGTATTCTTTCACATAGTTTTTTAATTTCTTCAGAACCTCCATATGGTGCACCAGTCCAATTTGCTACTTCAGTAGGCGACCAAAATTCTCTTGGTGTATCCGGATAACGGGGAATAATATGCATATGTAAATGCGGTACACCATTACCCGAAACAAACGTGTAAATATGTTCTGCACCTTCGTTTTCTGTTAGCGCTTTACTTATTCTACTTGTTATAAGTCCAAATGCTTTCGCCTCATCTTCATTTAATTCAGCAAGACCAGGTACATGTCTTTTTATATCAATCATTACGTAACCGAGATATGTTTCTTCTGTATCCCAATGGACATGTCCAACGTATATAAGATCGTCTTCATAAATAGCGTCACCTGGAACTATAATGTTTCCTTTATGTTTTTCACAAATGAAGCAGTTTTGTTCTGCTGGATTGTATATTGACATATCCATCACCATCCTTTTTATATATAATATCATAAAAAAAGGAAAAAACAGGTTTTTTATTCCGAAAATTCAATCTTTTTAATTAGGAATTTTTACATTATTTCATTTTAATAATTTGCACCTCATTCCTTCTTCAAAACCGCAATCCCCATTCCAATTACAATCCCAATCGCAATTCCAATTACTACATTATCAGTAAATAAGCCAGGTACTACGCCGATTACAACGCCTATAGCGACACCAATTGTCATTGCATTATTTCTTTTTTTATTATTAGCCAAAATAGCATCTCCTCTCATCATTTCTCCCAATATAATATTTACATGAATGTTGCTATTTCCTAATATATTTTCTATCCCACTTGAAAATTTCCAAAAAATGTACTTTATTACTTTTCCATTCCCCCTATTTAATCCTCTTTATATGAAAGAATTTTCAAGTCACCATTACATCTACATAGGCATTTACTATAAGAAAGATCAGTTATTCATTGAAGGAGGAACGATTCAAATGTATCCTCATTGGAATCCAAATATAAATCAACAATATGCTTACTCCCCCCATCCCGTAAGAAATACACTGCATCACGATTCACAATATATGATGCAGCGCATCGCAAGTCTTGAAAGCCAATTAGCGAAATTAATCTCATTAATCGAAGAAAATAATCAATTAATAAAATCAATGGAACAAGAAAAAAATCAAGTTTGTGCACCAGCTGGCGGTTCTGTTATTGTTCGTATGTAATCTTTTCGAACAAAAAACACACTTTGTATAATAAAGTGTGTTTTTTTTGTTATTTTCTTTTTTGGTGAAATCCTTGTGTAATGCGGTCTAATATAATCGCGATGACAACAATGGCTAGTCCCGCTTCAAATCCCATTCCGATATTAACTTGTGTTACAGAACGGTACACATCTACTCCTAGTCCTGGTGCTCCTACAAGTGACGCTGTTACAACCATCGATAACGAAAGCATAATACTTTGATTCACTCCGGCCATGATCGTCCCAGTTGCGAGTGGTAATTGTACTTTAAATAGTTTTTGTGATGCTGTGGATCCAAATGCATTCGCTGCTTCAATTAAATCTTCCGGAACTTGTCTAATTCCTAAGTCTGTAAATCTGATTGTTGGTGGCATCGCAAAGATTACTGATGCAATTATGCCAGGTACTACACCTACTCCGAAAAATGTAATCGCTGGTATGAGATATACGAATGCGGGCATTGTTTGCATAAAATCTAATGTTGGTTTTAAAAACTTTGAGAAACGCTCATTTTGAGATGCTAAAATACCGATTGGAATTCCGACAATAATCGAAATAATAACAGACGTAAGTACGAGCGCTAATGTTTGCATCGTTTGTGCCCAATAGTTAATATTTAAAATAAATAACAATCCGATGAGTGTAAAAATAACTAAAGATAATTTTCTCGTTGTGTACCAAATGAGGAAACATAGTATAATAATCATCAATATAGCTGGTATTATTGTTAAAAAATTAGTGAGTAAATCAACGAATCCACCGATAATATAAGAGAATCCTCGGAACAAGCCTTCAAAGTTCTCATATAAACTTGCAACAAACGAGTCGACCCATTCCCCTAATGGAATACGCGGTATACTATTCATCGTCTTTCACCTCTTCCTCAATGTTACCTGCAAGAGCTTGAATGACACTTTCACGTTTAATAATTCCTCTTAACCTTTTCTTCTCATCAATAACGGGTAACGGATATTTCATCTCTGCCATTTTTGCATACGTCTCTTCAAGTAAAGTATCTAAATAAACGTGCGGAATATCGTTAAGTAATAAATCAGCAATCGGCCACTGTTTTTGTACTGCTTTACTTGCATCATCTGCGGTTAATATACCTAAAAACTCATACTTTTTGTTTACAACATATACTGTAGAAACGCCCGCATTTCTCATAATTTGCAGTGCCACACGAGGTCCACGGTCAATTAATAAAGTCTCCGGTCGTTTTAATATAGACTCCGCCGTAATTACTTTTCCTAAATTCACATCCGCAACAAATTTCTCTACAAATTCATTAGCAGGGCTCATCATAATTTCTTCAGGCGTTCCAATTTGAACAATTTCTCCATCTTTCATTAATGCAATACGATCTCCAATTCGAAGTGCTTCATCTAAATCATGAGTAATAAATATTATTGTTTTCTCCATTTTATCTTGTAGCTCTAACAATTCATCTTGCATTTCTTTTCGAATAAGCGGATCTAATGCACTAAATGATTCATCCATAAGTAAAACATCCGGATCATTCGTAAGCGCTCTCGCAATACCAACTCGCTGTTGCATCCCACCACTAAGTTGACTTGGATAATTGTCTTTATGATGATCGAGTCCCACTAACTTAAGTGACTCTAACGCTTTTTTCTCTCGTTCCTCTACTGGAACTCCTTGTATTTCTAATCCGTATGCAACATTTTGTAAAACAGTACGATGCGGAAATAGAGCAAACTTCTGAAACACCATACTCATTTTCGTTCTTCTTACTCTTCGTAATTCTTCTTTTCCCATCGTTGCGATGTCTTCACCATCTATGTATATATGCCCCGCTGTCGGTTTGATTAATTGATTTAGCATTCGAACTAGCGTTGATTTCCCGCTACCGGATAAACCCATAATAACGAAAATTTCTCCGGTGTATACTTCAAACGTTGCCTTTTTCACACCAACATTCATTCCGGTCTCTTTTAAAATTTCGGATTTGCTTTTTCCTTCTTTTAATAAAGAAAGGGCTCTTTGCGGGTGTTTCCCAAATACTTTTGTTACGTTTTCAACACGCACCTTTGTATTATCCATGTCACTACTCCTTTTCTACCCATCTATTTACATAGTGTTGCGATTTTACAAAGAAATATTACATAAAAATGACATTCATAAGATTTCTTTAAAATTCTCGTTTCCGTTCATAATAAGAATGCTTACTTATACATTTATTTAAAAAGGCAAACGTTTCTTAGGAGGTTTTCAATGAGAAAGAAAATATGGCTTATATGCCTTGCATTATTTATTACTATGATTTTCACCTCATGTAATGCAACAAATGCAAATTCGAAAGGGAAAATTAAACTTGGTGTAACAAGTTGGAAAGAAAATATTGCAACTGCAAACATGTGGAAAGTGTTATTAGAACAAAAAGGCTACAAAGTTGAACTCATGTATTTAGAAAAAGCGGCAATTTGGACTGGTGTCGCTCGTGGTGATGTTGATGCAAATTTAGAAGTATGGCTGCCTGTTACGGATAAACCATTAAATGATCGATATAAAAATGACATTGTCTTAAAATCAAAATGGTATGAAGGTACAGGGCTTGGCCTTGTCGTTCCTTCTTATTTGAAAAACATAAACAGTATCGAGGATTTAAATGCACATAAAGATGAACTAGATAACAAAATTGTCGGAATCGAACCTGGCAGCAGCCTAATGAATTTAACAAATAAGGCGATGAAGGAATATGATATTAAACTAAAACTTGTCCAATCTTCAGAAGCTGCGATGATGAGTGAATTAAAAAAGGCATATACGAAAAAGAAACCAATCGCTGTTACGCTTTGGAATCCTCATTGGGGTTTTTCAGAATTTGATTTAAAATATTTAAAAGACCCTAAGAAAGTATATGGTGAAAAAGATGACATTTATTACTCCGTTCGTAAAGGTTTCGAAAAAGATCATCCGGATATTGTGAAATACTTTGATAAATGGAAAATGAACGATGAGCAGCTTGGTACATTAATGGTCATGCTAAATAAAACGAAAGATCCAGAAGAAGCAGCACGAAAATGGATTGAAAAGAATCAATCGTTAGTTGATGAATGGATAAAAGATTAATAAAACAGGCTAGAGAATTCGCATATTCTCTAGCCTGTTTTATCTTATTTTTTCGTAACAACATCATCTACAATCCCATATTCCTTCGCTTCTTCTGCAGTCATAAAATAATCTCTTTCTGTATCATGTGCTACCCTTTCAATCGGTTGCCCTGTTTTTTCTGCAATCATTTTATTAATATCATGCTTTAGCTTTAAAATTCTTTTTGCTGTTATTTCGATTTCAGTTGCCTGCCCTTGCGCACCACCAAGCGGTTGATGAATCATAATTTCACTGTTAGGCAATGCAAATCGTTTTCCTTTTGCACCTGATAAGAGTAACAACGCACCAAATGATGCTGCAAATCCCATACAAAGTGTTTGCACGTCTGGTTTAATTAAGTTCATTGTATCTAATATTGCAAAACCTGCTGTCGTTGATCCGCCTGGGCTATTAATGTATAAATATATATCTTTCTCTGCATCTTCCGCTTCTAGAAATAATAATTGAGCTACAACACTACTCGCTACTTGATCGTTAATTTCTGAACCGATAATAATAATTCGGTCTTTTAATAACCTTGAATATATATCATAGGAACGTTCTCCTAATTTCGTTTGCTCTACTACATATGGAATTGCATTCATTTTAAATCCCTCCAATAATTGTTATGCCGCACAAAGCATACAACTGTAGGAAGAAGAGTTTTTCGCACTGAATAATAAGACAGGTTGTTTAGTTGGTAACTTCGTAAAATCTATTGTTGGAAGAAGCTTAGTTAACAATTCCGGCCTTTCTTCACGAATAGACGTTACAACAATATCAATATCTTCTGTGAATTCAACGATTTCAAGCCCTTCTTCACTTACAGTTTTCAGCCTATTTCTACTCCGAAATAAAGAAGCTTTCACTGCTCCTTCCGATACAGAACATACTTTAGCGATATCAGCGATACTATATTGAAAAACATCCTTTAATAATAAAATTGTGGATTGTTGTACATTTAATGAAGATAATACTTTCCCTACCATTTCATGCAAATCTGCAATTTTTTCATGTGGTTCTTCGAAAGTAACTTGTTCCCTTATTTTTTCATGAACTGATTTTGACTTTATCTGGTCTAACCAACGATTTCTAGCTATTTTATATACAAGTGTCATGCAAATATCTTTATTACTATATTTTTGAAGAACTTTACAAACTGTTTCTTGGGCGAGATCTTCCCCATCCCATCTGTTTTTCGTTAAAAACGTACAATACCTTTTTAACTCTGCATAATTTTCAATCAAAAAATTTATATTTGAATGATTCATATCGATATGTTTCTTAAACAATTGCGTTACTTTTGTGCACAAAATAACCACTCCTTTTCAGCGCTTACTTAATAAACGATTGATGAAACGAAAAAGTTACGGGACTTATAAAAAAATAATGTTTATGTTCAATAATTCGCGGTCATAAATATGTTATGTACAATTTTACGTGAGGAGGAACAAATTTGCCAAAATTAACAATTGAAGGTGCTGGCACTTTTGATGTGAAAGAAGGAACAAAGTTAGTATTAGCAATTGAAGATAACGGTGTAAACATTCTTCATCGTTGTGGTGGAAATGCACGTTGCACAACTTGTAGAGTAGAAATTATAGCGGGTGATTTCTGTGAAGCGAGTGCGAATGAAAAAAATGCGATGACAGAAAAAGGGATTGAAGATCATTTACGATTATCTTGTCAAATGCGTGTACATAAAGATATAGTCGTTCGTCCGGTACTTACAGTTGAAAATTCAGGATTAGCTGCCGGTCCACGCCCAGCGGAGTAAAATGATGAATTTAAAACAACTTGTTGGCGAATATGCTGCTAACTTTGTAAAAGATGGAATGAACATTGGACTAGGTACAGGATCTACCGTATATTGGACGATACAAAAATTAGGTCAACTTGTACAAGAAGGACTATACTTTCAAGCTGTTCCAACATCAAAGGAAACTGAAGCTTTAGCAAAGCAACTAAACATCCCCCTGATTTCTTTAAACGACGTACAAAGTCTTGATCTTACAATTGATGGAGCGGATGAAATTGATTCCGATTTACAGCTCATAAAAGGCGGCGGTGGCGCATTACTTCGTGAGAAAATTGTTGCCTCCTCCTCTAAAGAACTCATTATTATTGCTGATGAATCAAAACTTGTGGCTCGTTTAGGTAATTTCCCATTGCCTGTTGAAATTATCCCTTTTTCATGGAAACAAACCGAAAGTAAAGTTCAATCTTTAGGGTGTCAAACAACGTTACGTATAAAAAATAATGAAACCTTTATTACCGATAATAATAACATGATTATCGATTGTATATTTCCTAATCATATATCTAACCCTGCTAATTTACACGAACAATTAAAAATGATTACTGGTGTAGTTGATTCAGGATTGTTTATAAATATGACAAGGAAAGCGATTATCGGTACTAAAAACGGGATAAAGGAACTATAATGAAAGCTGACTTTTTAAAGTCGGCTTTTTATTATTTTCTTCTTCTCTTTATAGCTATTTATTATGATATACTATGAAAACAAAAACTGATTACACTAGAAAGGACTGAACAATTTGCAATCCAAACTCATAACAAAACTTACAGATTTAGAAACTGCCTTTCACATTCGAAAAGAAGTATTTGTAAAAGAACAAGGTGTTCCTCTTGAAGATGAATTCGATACATTTGATGAAATCGGTGAAGAATGTAAACATATTTTAGTTTATTATAATGAGCTTCCTGTAGGTACAGGTCGTATACGATTTGTTGATGGTGCCGGAAAATTAGAACGCATTTGTATTTTAAAAGATTATCGTACATACGGATTAGGTAAAGTAATTATTCAAACGTTAGAAGAAATTGCCCGTAGTAAAAAAGCTACAAAAGTGAAACTACACGGGCAAACACAAGCTGAAGGATTTTATAAAAAATTAGACTATCAAACTTCTTCCAATGTATTTATGGAAGATAGCATTCCACATATACTTATGACGAAAGTATTATCATAATAGAAAGGTTACTATATGAATTTACATGAAGTATTCTTATAGTAACCTTTTTTGTATCTTATTCGTTTTGAATTATTTTTGGTGGATATTCTAATATCATATCTATAAACTTTCAATTTGCTGGCAGTATAATGTTCCTACCGCTTTCGAGTTATTAAAAACAACGACCCGCAAGATGAAATTCTTGTACAAAAAATTTAATCCCCATGTATTGAGAGTCATACATTCATGTACCTAATAGTGACTTCTATATAAAATTTAAAATTGATACTATTACACCTACCCCTGTATTGCTAGCCAATTTCAACATTTTTCAAGAGGACTATTTATATAGATTTTATAATATATAACCTTTACAATTATTTAGATTGCATGATTTGGAATGCGGTATGCTATATTTTTTCTTTAATGGTATTTGAACCCTCTGAATAAAGATCTATATCCCGTCAATATTCTCCTGTTTTCTCTTTAAAAACCTACCAAGTAGTTTGCTAATTCGGCTAGCTGCTTTTTTCTATATAAAATTAAAAATTATCCGTAATAGTAACACTTCTGCACTTTGTACTATAAATTTTCATATATTGTATTATGCTTGTCCAAAACGTGAGATTATTACTTACGTTATCTAAATGAAAGAAAGGAGTGAAAATATGCTCTCATCTAGTCGTAAATTCACGCACTTTAATTGTGGTGCACAAGCCCCTAGTACACTACCTGCCCTTGGTTTTGCTTTCAATGCTACTTCACCTCAATTTGCAACATTATTCACCCCACTACTATTACCTAGTACAGGGCCAAATCCTAATATTACCGTTCCCGTAATAAATGATACAATTAGTATTGGAACTGGTATTAGAATTCAAATAGCTGGTATATATCAAATTAGTTATACACTAACAATTAGCCTTGATAATGTTCCCGTAGCACCGGAAGCAGCACGATTTTTCTTGACACTAAACTCATCAACTAATATTATTGCAGGATCTGGAACCGCAGTCCGTTCTAATATTTTTGGCACTGGTGAAGTTGATGTATCCAGTGGTGTCATTCTCATTAACTTAAACCCTGGTGATTTAATTCAAATTGTACCCGTTGAAGTAATTGGTACTGTAGACATTCGTTCGGCAGCGTTAACGGTTGCACAAATTCGGTAATAAAAACGCAATGTGAGCCGAAATATATTATTATAGATTCGACACACATTTATATTAAATAAGCATATTTTATTGTATGGTGACTATTTAGTCATACAAATTTAAAGCTTTCATAGGAGCACACTTTAATGTGTGCTTTATTTTTACTTAAAAACTAAAACATTCTCAAATTATATACATATCAAATAGCGTTTTCAATTATTTACGATAGCGGATGTTAACCTTTTGTACAAGCACTTTTTCCTTTTGTTTAATAATATATATTGATATCTCAAAGAAAGGAGAGTAACATAAGTATGGCAAATTATTTTTATAAAGATGGTAAAAAATATTATAAAAAACAATCACATTCGGACGATCAAAAAAATAACTGTTTTATTGAAACCCATACAATTGCTGGTTCTGCAGAAAATGCAAATGGAAATATACCTGTATCTGTTTTCCTTGAAACCACTGCTCCACAAACTGTATTCGAGGATTTTACAAACAATCATAATAAAACATTAATTCAGTTATTCGTCGTCGGCATGAGTGCACCCGTTCAAGTAACTATTCTCACAAGAAAATCTAGCCGCCCAATTACTACAACATTACAACCTGTTCAAACAAAAATATTTCAAGTTGAAGATTTTCAAAGTCTTACTCTTACAAAACAGGAAGGTTCTACTAGTATAGTTAGTTTATTTGTCAAAAAAACATTTTGTATTTGCTGTAACGAGAATAACGATTCATGTGATGAATATTATCAAGATTGCAATTAATAGATTCACTCACCAGAAGAACCCCTTTTATAAAGGGTTCTTTTTTTCACTCACCACATTTTTAAAAACATTTTAGAATCATACTCAACGATTTTTCTATACATTTCTCATTTCTCCTTTTTTATTATATTAACGCTTTTGTTTAATTACGGGACTTATCATCATTTAATGGAGGAAAGTAAAATTTATAAAAAAGACGACGCTGAATACGTCGTCTTTTTTATAAGCAGAAAAGTGAATTCTCAAGCTTCCTTTTTTTGCATCAAAGCCCATTATCTTTTATTTCATTTTGAGGTAAAACTTACACTGCTCTCCATAAGGATAAAGCATAAATCCAGTTTGGATCCCCATTTCCTTGATGATTTTGTACGGCTTCATACACTTTTCCTTCGTATAGGACTCTATCACCCTTTTTATACGCTTTCTTTGCATCCCACTCTCCATATGAAACGCTTTCAGTTTTTGTAGTAATTGTGAATATATCACTTTGTACGGATTCATTTCCAGCTACATCAACAGCTTTCACTACATATTTATAAGTCTTATTAGCGAGTAAATTATTATCCATATAAGAAGTCGTATTAGATGTTGCGATTTTTTTCATTGTTCCTTCTATTTCTCTATAAATATCGTAGTGGTCTACACCAACATTATCGTCAGATGGACTCCACATTAGGTCCACACTTGACGCTGTCGTTCCCATACTATGTAATCCTTTTGGTTGTGTTGGTGCTTCTGTATCAGGAGCCTCAACTGTTGTTTTTGCTGTAAGCGCTGTACTTTCTTTCGATACATTGCCAGCTGCGTCAATTGCTTTTACAGTATAAGAGTATTCTGTACTTGGTTGTAATTTCTTATCAATAAAATGAGTGCCTGGTACGGTGTCAATCATCTCTCCGTTACGGAAGATTTGATACCCTTTTACTCCTACATTATCCGTAGAAGTGTTCCATGTTAGTTCTATACTATTCGCTGTTACTTTTTGTGTCTGAATTCCATTTGGAATACTTGGCGCTTCTGTGTCTGGTTTCACATTATTGATGAGATTTACATCAATTACATTATAGAACGCATTTGCTGTATCAGCTACATCCCATACAGCTAAAATCACATGGTAGCCACTACGATCCGTAGGTACATTG
This region includes:
- a CDS encoding oxidoreductase, with translation MNKKIAVITGASSGFGLLTTLELAKKDYIVIATMRNLEKQVNLLSQATKLNLQQNIKIQQLDVTNQNSIHNFQVFLKEINRVDLLINNAGYANGGFVEEILVEEYRKQFETNLFGAISITQLVLPYMREQKSGKIINISSISGQVGFPGLSPYVSSKYALEGWSESLRLEVKPFGIDVALLEPGSYNTNIWEVGKQLAENQSGTTSPYKEYMDKIQKHINSGSDTFGNPIDVANKIVEIAEAKRTKLRYPIGKGVKFMIFAKKILPWRLWEFLVLRSFRKM
- a CDS encoding DUF4181 domain-containing protein — translated: MGNSTIWIIVISMIIGGYFLEKFLRRKLNMPKGNVWIYKHVNSLHVKLEIGLFIVYLILSFIYLFKAENANIGIVVLIYFGAISLLRVWMEWKYNRETKEYILSIIGFFAFVFMVSMLFYFDPLSTY
- a CDS encoding PP2C family serine/threonine-protein phosphatase: MSMHTTNNNQYSWVGNTEMCLGEISVKQYDDIVLGKYGGNISAGAKKNEDGALVWSNDDWEFAAILDGHNSAESVDLVIHTIEKEYENIKIMMNERIETVFQSVANHILTIFQSSSFKEKCKRVKGETAFLLCVRKENYIWWLSIGDCLVYVFHDELHKLGQYALNQRHFYEWIGNVNTFELPVPCYSSGIRELRTGNNRIVMVTDGVLECGERRYETPLNLYNDMNENKIELKENVHNVLEHVHHQLGRDSATIISWDVENKKNATYPSDQPEKMKVRK
- a CDS encoding HIT family protein, producing the protein MDMSIYNPAEQNCFICEKHKGNIIVPGDAIYEDDLIYVGHVHWDTEETYLGYVMIDIKRHVPGLAELNEDEAKAFGLITSRISKALTENEGAEHIYTFVSGNGVPHLHMHIIPRYPDTPREFWSPTEVANWTGAPYGGSEEIKKLCERIRKYMVNEYAYNK
- a CDS encoding ABC transporter permease, with the translated sequence MNSIPRIPLGEWVDSFVASLYENFEGLFRGFSYIIGGFVDLLTNFLTIIPAILMIIILCFLIWYTTRKLSLVIFTLIGLLFILNINYWAQTMQTLALVLTSVIISIIVGIPIGILASQNERFSKFLKPTLDFMQTMPAFVYLIPAITFFGVGVVPGIIASVIFAMPPTIRFTDLGIRQVPEDLIEAANAFGSTASQKLFKVQLPLATGTIMAGVNQSIMLSLSMVVTASLVGAPGLGVDVYRSVTQVNIGMGFEAGLAIVVIAIILDRITQGFHQKRK
- a CDS encoding quaternary amine ABC transporter ATP-binding protein — protein: MDNTKVRVENVTKVFGKHPQRALSLLKEGKSKSEILKETGMNVGVKKATFEVYTGEIFVIMGLSGSGKSTLVRMLNQLIKPTAGHIYIDGEDIATMGKEELRRVRRTKMSMVFQKFALFPHRTVLQNVAYGLEIQGVPVEEREKKALESLKLVGLDHHKDNYPSQLSGGMQQRVGIARALTNDPDVLLMDESFSALDPLIRKEMQDELLELQDKMEKTIIFITHDLDEALRIGDRIALMKDGEIVQIGTPEEIMMSPANEFVEKFVADVNLGKVITAESILKRPETLLIDRGPRVALQIMRNAGVSTVYVVNKKYEFLGILTADDASKAVQKQWPIADLLLNDIPHVYLDTLLEETYAKMAEMKYPLPVIDEKKRLRGIIKRESVIQALAGNIEEEVKDDE
- a CDS encoding glycine betaine ABC transporter substrate-binding protein; translated protein: MRKKIWLICLALFITMIFTSCNATNANSKGKIKLGVTSWKENIATANMWKVLLEQKGYKVELMYLEKAAIWTGVARGDVDANLEVWLPVTDKPLNDRYKNDIVLKSKWYEGTGLGLVVPSYLKNINSIEDLNAHKDELDNKIVGIEPGSSLMNLTNKAMKEYDIKLKLVQSSEAAMMSELKKAYTKKKPIAVTLWNPHWGFSEFDLKYLKDPKKVYGEKDDIYYSVRKGFEKDHPDIVKYFDKWKMNDEQLGTLMVMLNKTKDPEEAARKWIEKNQSLVDEWIKD
- the clpP gene encoding ATP-dependent Clp endopeptidase proteolytic subunit ClpP, with product MNAIPYVVEQTKLGERSYDIYSRLLKDRIIIIGSEINDQVASSVVAQLLFLEAEDAEKDIYLYINSPGGSTTAGFAILDTMNLIKPDVQTLCMGFAASFGALLLLSGAKGKRFALPNSEIMIHQPLGGAQGQATEIEITAKRILKLKHDINKMIAEKTGQPIERVAHDTERDYFMTAEEAKEYGIVDDVVTKK
- a CDS encoding RNA polymerase subunit sigma-70, yielding MCTKVTQLFKKHIDMNHSNINFLIENYAELKRYCTFLTKNRWDGEDLAQETVCKVLQKYSNKDICMTLVYKIARNRWLDQIKSKSVHEKIREQVTFEEPHEKIADLHEMVGKVLSSLNVQQSTILLLKDVFQYSIADIAKVCSVSEGAVKASLFRSRNRLKTVSEEGLEIVEFTEDIDIVVTSIREERPELLTKLLPTIDFTKLPTKQPVLLFSAKNSSSYSCMLCAA
- a CDS encoding 2Fe-2S iron-sulfur cluster-binding protein, giving the protein MPKLTIEGAGTFDVKEGTKLVLAIEDNGVNILHRCGGNARCTTCRVEIIAGDFCEASANEKNAMTEKGIEDHLRLSCQMRVHKDIVVRPVLTVENSGLAAGPRPAE
- the rpiA gene encoding ribose 5-phosphate isomerase A, with product MNLKQLVGEYAANFVKDGMNIGLGTGSTVYWTIQKLGQLVQEGLYFQAVPTSKETEALAKQLNIPLISLNDVQSLDLTIDGADEIDSDLQLIKGGGGALLREKIVASSSKELIIIADESKLVARLGNFPLPVEIIPFSWKQTESKVQSLGCQTTLRIKNNETFITDNNNMIIDCIFPNHISNPANLHEQLKMITGVVDSGLFINMTRKAIIGTKNGIKEL